One stretch of Streptomyces hygroscopicus DNA includes these proteins:
- a CDS encoding NAD-dependent DNA ligase LigA, with protein MAGEQQSKVPAEVRERHARLAEQIEEHRFRYYVKDAPVVSDAEFDKLMRELEALEEETPALRTPDSPTQKVAGAYETEFTEVAHRERMLSLDNAFDDEELATWADRIAKELGSGSYHFLCELKVDGLAVNLTYEHGRLTRAATRGDGRTGEDITPNVRTIAKIPNRLTGDRVPALVEVRGEVFLARERFEELNAGLVEAGKPPFANPRNAAAGSLRQKDPKVTASRPLDMVVHGIGARDGFDIDRLSQAYELLHEWGLPTAAHFKVVDTIEAVREYIAYYGDSEHRHSVEHEIDGAVVKLDEIPLQGRLGSTSRAPRWAIAWKFPPEEVNTKLVDIRVGVGRTGRVTPYAVVEPITVAGSEVEFATLHNQDVVKAKGVLIGDTVVLRKAGDVIPEILGPVVDLRDGSEREFVMPAACPECDTPLQPAKEGDVDLRCPNSRSCPAQLRERIFYLAGRKSLDIENLGYVAAAALTQPLEPTEPPVKDEGDLFDLKIEQLLPIRSYVLDPDSGLPKRDPETGEEKVVTFFATQKGEAKKNALAMLANIEAAKERPLARIITGLSIRHVGPVAATALAREFRSLDRIAEADEEELAAVEGVGPTIAASVKEWFAVDWHREILEKWRRAGVRLEEEGGEDEGPRPLESLTVVVTGTLQSYTRDGAKEALQSRGAKVTGSVSKKTDFVVVGDNPGSKYDKAMQVKVPVLDEDGFGVLLEQGPDAAREVAMTPPEESAE; from the coding sequence GTGGCCGGCGAACAGCAGTCGAAGGTCCCCGCCGAGGTGCGGGAGAGGCACGCCAGGCTCGCTGAGCAGATCGAGGAGCACCGCTTCCGGTACTACGTGAAGGACGCGCCCGTCGTCAGCGACGCGGAGTTCGACAAGCTCATGCGCGAGCTGGAGGCGCTGGAGGAGGAGACCCCCGCGCTCCGTACGCCCGACTCGCCGACCCAGAAGGTCGCGGGGGCGTACGAAACGGAGTTCACCGAGGTCGCGCACCGCGAGCGGATGCTCAGCCTGGACAACGCGTTCGACGACGAGGAGCTGGCCACCTGGGCGGACCGCATCGCCAAGGAGCTGGGCAGCGGCTCGTACCACTTCCTGTGCGAGCTGAAGGTGGACGGCCTCGCGGTCAACCTCACCTATGAGCACGGGCGGCTGACCCGCGCCGCGACCCGTGGCGACGGCCGCACCGGCGAGGACATCACCCCCAATGTGCGGACGATCGCCAAGATCCCCAACCGGCTGACGGGCGACCGCGTCCCGGCGCTGGTGGAGGTGCGCGGCGAGGTCTTCCTCGCCCGCGAGCGGTTCGAGGAGCTGAACGCCGGGCTGGTGGAGGCGGGCAAGCCGCCGTTCGCCAACCCCCGGAACGCGGCGGCGGGTTCGCTGCGCCAGAAGGACCCGAAGGTCACCGCGTCCCGGCCGCTGGACATGGTGGTGCACGGCATCGGCGCGCGCGACGGCTTCGACATCGACCGGCTGTCGCAGGCGTACGAGCTGCTGCACGAGTGGGGGCTGCCCACCGCCGCCCACTTCAAAGTGGTGGACACGATCGAGGCCGTGCGCGAGTACATCGCGTACTACGGGGACAGCGAGCACCGGCACTCGGTGGAGCACGAGATCGACGGCGCGGTCGTCAAGCTGGACGAGATCCCGCTCCAGGGGCGGCTGGGCTCCACCTCGCGGGCGCCGCGCTGGGCGATCGCCTGGAAGTTCCCGCCCGAGGAGGTCAACACCAAGCTGGTCGACATCCGGGTGGGCGTGGGGCGCACGGGGCGGGTGACGCCTTATGCGGTGGTCGAGCCGATCACGGTCGCGGGTTCGGAGGTCGAATTCGCGACGCTGCACAACCAGGATGTCGTCAAGGCCAAAGGTGTGCTGATCGGTGACACCGTGGTGCTGCGTAAAGCGGGCGACGTTATTCCGGAAATCCTCGGCCCGGTCGTCGATCTGCGGGACGGCAGCGAGCGGGAATTCGTGATGCCGGCCGCCTGCCCCGAGTGCGATACGCCGCTGCAGCCCGCCAAGGAGGGCGATGTCGATCTGCGGTGTCCCAACAGCCGGTCCTGCCCGGCACAGCTGCGCGAGCGGATTTTCTATCTCGCCGGGCGGAAATCCCTGGACATCGAGAACCTCGGCTATGTCGCCGCCGCCGCCCTCACTCAGCCGCTGGAACCGACCGAGCCGCCGGTGAAGGACGAGGGCGATCTGTTCGACTTGAAGATCGAACAATTGCTGCCCATTCGGTCGTATGTACTGGACCCGGACAGTGGACTGCCCAAGCGCGATCCGGAGACCGGTGAGGAGAAGGTCGTCACCTTCTTCGCCACCCAGAAGGGCGAGGCGAAGAAGAACGCCCTGGCGATGCTGGCCAATATCGAGGCGGCCAAGGAGCGCCCGCTGGCCCGGATCATCACCGGCCTTTCGATCCGTCATGTCGGCCCCGTCGCCGCCACCGCACTGGCCCGTGAATTCCGCTCGCTGGACCGGATCGCCGAGGCGGACGAGGAGGAGCTGGCGGCCGTGGAGGGCGTCGGGCCGACCATCGCCGCCTCGGTCAAGGAGTGGTTCGCGGTCGACTGGCACCGCGAGATCCTCGAGAAATGGCGGCGGGCCGGGGTCCGGCTGGAGGAGGAGGGCGGCGAGGACGAGGGCCCCCGTCCGCTGGAGAGCCTCACCGTCGTCGTCACCGGAACGCTCCAGTCATACACGCGAGATGGGGCCAAAGAGGCGCTGCAGAGCCGTGGTGCCAAAGTCACCGGATCGGTTTCGAAAAAGACCGATTTCGTGGTAGTCGGCGACAATCCGGGCTCGAAGTACGACAAAGCCATGCAGGTGAAGGTTCCCGTGCTCGATGAGGACGGATTTGGCGTCCTCCTCGAACAGGGACCGGACGCGGCGAGAGAGGTCGCGATGACGCCTCCGGAAGAGTCCGCGGAGTAG
- a CDS encoding vitamin-B12 independent methionine synthase, with product MSEKSTNTHHWGPGAASGVGSMPGGDAREAVKTVTGSLEALPYLPELPARGPGADMIGRTAGMLVEMYAHVEPSGWRISDRPGRDTRRARAWMGEDLDALEEFTQGYQGALKVSAVGPWTLAASLELRGGEVALSDPGACRDLTASLAEGCRAHLAEVRRRVPGAEVVLQLDEPSLTSVLRGSVRSASGYRTHAAVDRGVVEGALRTLVEAAGGPVVVHSCAPAVPFGLLRRAGVEGISFPLSLLTESEEEAIGEAVEGGTALLIGAVPGTDSPLSDPAGSVSGVRTLWRRLGLSPETLAESVVITPSCGLAGASPGYARAALAHCVQAARSLADNPE from the coding sequence GTGAGCGAGAAGAGCACCAATACGCACCACTGGGGCCCGGGGGCCGCGAGCGGCGTCGGGTCGATGCCGGGCGGCGACGCGCGGGAGGCAGTGAAGACCGTCACCGGGTCGCTGGAGGCCCTGCCGTATCTTCCGGAGCTGCCCGCGCGGGGGCCCGGCGCGGACATGATCGGGCGCACCGCCGGGATGCTGGTCGAGATGTACGCGCATGTGGAGCCGAGCGGCTGGCGGATCAGCGACCGGCCGGGCCGGGACACCCGGCGGGCCCGCGCCTGGATGGGCGAGGACCTCGACGCGCTGGAGGAGTTCACCCAGGGGTACCAGGGGGCGCTCAAGGTGTCGGCCGTGGGGCCCTGGACCCTGGCCGCCTCCCTCGAACTGCGCGGCGGTGAGGTCGCGCTGAGCGATCCGGGCGCCTGCCGCGATCTGACGGCCTCGCTCGCCGAAGGGTGCCGCGCCCATCTCGCGGAGGTGCGCCGCCGGGTGCCGGGCGCCGAGGTGGTGCTGCAGCTCGACGAGCCGTCGCTGACGTCGGTGCTGCGCGGGAGCGTCCGCAGCGCCAGCGGCTACCGCACCCACGCCGCCGTGGACCGGGGCGTGGTCGAGGGCGCGCTGCGGACTCTGGTGGAGGCGGCAGGCGGGCCGGTGGTGGTGCACTCGTGCGCGCCCGCCGTGCCGTTCGGGCTGCTGCGGCGCGCGGGCGTCGAGGGGATCTCGTTTCCTCTGTCGCTGCTCACGGAGAGTGAGGAGGAGGCGATCGGGGAGGCCGTGGAAGGCGGTACGGCGCTGCTCATCGGCGCGGTACCCGGCACCGACAGCCCGTTGTCGGACCCTGCCGGTAGCGTCAGTGGTGTCAGGACGTTGTGGCGCAGGCTGGGGCTGTCACCGGAGACTCTCGCGGAATCCGTGGTGATCACCCCGTCGTGCGGGCTCGCGGGCGCCTCGCCCGGGTACGCCCGCGCCGCGCTGGCCCACTGCGTCCAGGCGGCGAGATCGCTCGCGGACAACCCTGAGTAA
- a CDS encoding phosphodiesterase, translating into MKPTESAAPASRLRRAVLPALPAAAVAMAAFALGIGVFRVLDAGNALFPDGTVGWSLAVLTGIIVGHLVALGRDRWWGGTGSGAALTLAALLLYGWIPAVLVSLAVVVLVGAARRHRWRQAALHGAVDILGVGAAALTLAAFGTTPSVEHPWRTDAWDVSAIPQTALAAFVYLAVTRALLWCSLAPPGAGLPTVARTALFRQALVGIALLGIAPLIVVVAGDTPLLLPLFAVPLVALDSTLWIARVRAEEQLRDPLTGLPNRQWLLERTWTALDESERAGTRTALVLLDLDRFRSVNDTLGHLAGDRLLLQIAERLRLALPRGAEVARLGGDEFAVLLPTTDSLTSAQRSARVLVGDLGSPLDLDGLTLVLEASAGVAVYPDHALDAEGLLRRADVAMYQAKRDRSGVELYEARRDGNTPDRLGLLGDLRRALDAGEVDLHYQPKVGFDGHVAGLEALVRWVHPDRGRVPPDEFISMAESSGLMPRLTEYVLETALGQVARWRADGLEVPVAVNVSPRDVHTPGFAGAVAGRLARHGVPAGALQLEITEHVLLEDPQRAADTLAGLTGHGVKMSLDDFGTGYSSLVHLRRLPVSELKIDRSFVARLAVDNEDAEIVRCTVDLAHSLGLLVVAEGVEDDETWERLRDLGCDAVQGWLVAAAMPPEETTAWLRARGEGGWHRETAEPSDQAQAPAEEDADQPVT; encoded by the coding sequence ATGAAACCGACCGAAAGCGCCGCCCCGGCGTCGCGGCTGCGCCGGGCCGTGCTGCCCGCGCTGCCGGCCGCGGCGGTCGCCATGGCGGCTTTCGCACTCGGCATCGGGGTATTCCGAGTGCTCGACGCGGGCAATGCGCTCTTTCCCGACGGCACCGTGGGCTGGTCGCTCGCCGTGCTCACCGGAATCATCGTCGGCCATCTGGTCGCCCTCGGGCGCGACCGCTGGTGGGGCGGCACCGGCTCCGGGGCCGCGTTAACCCTGGCCGCGCTGCTGCTCTACGGCTGGATTCCGGCCGTGCTGGTCAGCCTCGCCGTGGTCGTCCTGGTCGGCGCCGCCCGCCGGCACCGATGGCGGCAGGCCGCCCTGCACGGCGCGGTCGACATTCTCGGGGTCGGCGCGGCCGCCCTCACCCTCGCCGCCTTCGGCACCACCCCCTCGGTCGAACATCCCTGGCGCACCGACGCCTGGGACGTTTCCGCCATCCCCCAGACGGCCCTGGCCGCCTTCGTCTATCTCGCGGTGACCCGCGCCCTGCTGTGGTGCTCCCTCGCCCCGCCCGGCGCCGGACTGCCCACCGTCGCCCGCACCGCCCTCTTCCGGCAGGCCCTCGTCGGCATCGCGCTGCTCGGCATCGCCCCCCTCATCGTGGTCGTCGCCGGGGACACCCCGCTGCTGCTCCCGCTGTTCGCGGTGCCGCTGGTCGCCCTGGACTCCACGCTGTGGATCGCCCGGGTCCGCGCCGAGGAGCAGTTGCGCGACCCGCTCACCGGGCTGCCCAACCGCCAGTGGCTGCTGGAGCGCACCTGGACCGCGCTGGACGAGTCCGAGCGGGCCGGCACCCGCACCGCGCTGGTCCTGCTGGACCTGGACCGCTTCCGTTCGGTCAACGACACCCTGGGCCATCTGGCCGGTGACCGGCTGCTGCTGCAGATCGCCGAGCGGCTGCGGCTCGCCCTGCCCCGCGGGGCGGAGGTGGCCCGGCTCGGCGGCGACGAGTTCGCGGTGCTGCTGCCCACCACCGACTCGCTCACCAGCGCCCAGCGCAGCGCCCGCGTCCTCGTCGGCGACCTCGGCTCCCCCCTCGACCTGGACGGCCTGACCCTGGTGCTGGAGGCCAGCGCCGGGGTCGCCGTCTACCCCGACCACGCACTGGACGCCGAGGGGCTGCTGCGCCGCGCCGACGTCGCGATGTACCAGGCCAAGCGGGACCGCAGCGGAGTCGAGCTGTACGAGGCCCGGCGGGACGGCAACACCCCCGACCGGCTCGGTCTGCTCGGCGATCTGCGGCGCGCCCTGGACGCGGGTGAAGTCGACCTGCACTACCAGCCCAAGGTCGGCTTCGACGGGCATGTGGCGGGCCTGGAGGCGCTGGTGCGCTGGGTCCACCCGGACCGGGGCAGGGTGCCGCCGGACGAGTTCATCTCCATGGCCGAGAGCTCCGGGCTGATGCCCCGGCTGACCGAGTACGTCCTGGAGACCGCGCTGGGCCAGGTCGCGCGCTGGCGCGCCGACGGCCTCGAGGTGCCGGTCGCGGTCAACGTCTCGCCGCGCGATGTCCACACCCCCGGCTTCGCGGGCGCGGTCGCCGGGCGGCTGGCCCGGCACGGCGTCCCGGCGGGCGCCCTGCAGCTGGAGATAACCGAGCATGTGCTGCTGGAGGACCCGCAGCGGGCCGCCGACACACTGGCCGGGCTCACCGGCCACGGCGTGAAGATGTCGCTCGACGACTTCGGGACGGGCTATTCCTCGCTGGTCCATCTGCGGCGGCTGCCGGTGAGCGAGCTCAAGATCGACCGTTCCTTCGTGGCCCGGCTGGCCGTGGACAACGAGGACGCCGAGATCGTCCGCTGTACGGTCGACCTCGCCCACTCGCTGGGCCTGCTCGTGGTGGCCGAGGGCGTCGAGGACGACGAGACCTGGGAGCGGCTGCGGGATCTGGGCTGCGACGCGGTGCAGGGCTGGCTGGTGGCCGCCGCGATGCCGCCGGAGGAGACGACGGCGTGGCTGCGGGCGCGGGGCGAGGGCGGCTGGCACCGCGAGACGGCGGAGCCGTCGGACCAGGCGCAGGCTCCCGCGGAGGAAGACGCGGATCAGCCCGTGACGTGA
- a CDS encoding glutamyl-tRNA amidotransferase subunit A, with translation MTDLTRLTAAEIAARIASGEVTAVEVTEAHLARIEAVDEKVHAFLHVDREGALAQARAVDEKRERGEELGPLAGVPLALKDIFTTQGIPTTVGSKILEGWIPPYDATVTQRLRDADVIILGKTNMDEFAMGSSTENSAFGPTGNPWDLTRIPGGSGGGSSASLASFQAPLAIGTDTGGSIRQPAAVTGTVGVKPTYGGVSRYGMVAFSSSLDQGGPCARTVLDAALLHEVIAGHDPMDSTSIDEPVPAVVEAARNGSVRGMRIGVVKEFAGEGYQAGVMQRFNESVELLRELGAEIEEISCPSFDKALAAYYLIAPSECSSNLARFDAMRYGLRVGDDGTHSAEEVTALTRAEGFGAEVKRRIMLGTYALSSGYYDAYYGSAQKVRTLIKRDFEKAFERVDVLISPTTPTTAFPIGERADDPMAMYLADLCTIPTNLAGNAAMSLPCGLAPEDGLPVGLQIIAPAMADDRLYKVGAAVEAALADKWGHPLLEEAPSL, from the coding sequence GTGACCGACCTGACCAGGCTCACCGCGGCCGAGATCGCCGCCAGGATCGCCTCCGGCGAGGTCACCGCCGTCGAGGTGACCGAGGCGCATCTGGCCCGTATCGAGGCCGTAGACGAGAAGGTGCACGCCTTCCTGCACGTGGACCGTGAGGGGGCGCTCGCCCAGGCGCGCGCCGTCGACGAGAAGCGGGAGCGCGGCGAGGAGCTGGGCCCGCTGGCCGGTGTTCCGCTCGCGCTCAAGGACATCTTCACCACCCAGGGGATCCCGACCACGGTCGGTTCCAAGATCCTCGAAGGGTGGATCCCGCCGTACGACGCGACGGTGACCCAGCGGCTGCGGGACGCGGACGTGATCATCCTCGGCAAGACCAACATGGACGAGTTCGCCATGGGGTCCTCGACCGAGAACAGCGCGTTCGGCCCCACCGGCAACCCCTGGGACCTCACCCGTATCCCCGGCGGCTCCGGCGGCGGCTCCTCCGCCTCACTGGCCTCCTTCCAGGCCCCGCTCGCCATCGGCACCGACACCGGCGGCTCGATCCGCCAGCCGGCCGCCGTCACCGGCACGGTCGGAGTCAAGCCGACGTACGGCGGGGTCTCCCGCTACGGCATGGTGGCCTTCTCCTCCTCGCTCGACCAGGGCGGCCCCTGCGCCCGCACCGTGCTGGACGCGGCGCTGCTGCACGAGGTCATCGCCGGGCACGACCCGATGGACTCGACCTCCATCGACGAGCCGGTCCCGGCCGTCGTCGAGGCCGCGCGCAACGGAAGCGTGCGGGGCATGCGCATCGGCGTCGTCAAGGAGTTCGCGGGCGAGGGCTACCAGGCCGGCGTCATGCAGCGCTTCAACGAGTCGGTGGAGCTGCTGCGCGAGCTGGGCGCCGAGATCGAGGAGATCTCCTGCCCGTCCTTCGACAAGGCGCTGGCCGCGTACTACCTGATCGCGCCGTCCGAGTGCTCGTCCAACCTGGCCCGCTTCGACGCCATGCGCTACGGCCTGCGGGTGGGCGACGACGGCACGCACTCCGCGGAGGAGGTCACCGCGCTCACCCGCGCGGAGGGCTTCGGCGCGGAGGTCAAGCGCCGGATCATGCTCGGCACCTACGCGCTCAGCTCCGGCTACTACGACGCGTACTACGGCTCCGCGCAGAAGGTCCGTACGCTGATCAAGCGTGACTTCGAGAAGGCGTTCGAGCGGGTCGACGTGCTGATCTCGCCGACCACCCCGACCACCGCCTTCCCGATCGGCGAGCGCGCCGACGACCCGATGGCGATGTATCTGGCCGATCTCTGCACGATTCCCACCAACCTCGCGGGGAACGCGGCCATGTCACTGCCCTGCGGTCTGGCGCCGGAGGACGGTCTGCCGGTCGGACTGCAGATCATCGCCCCCGCCATGGCCGACGACCGGCTCTACAAGGTCGGCGCCGCGGTCGAGGCCGCGCTCGCCGACAAGTGGGGCCACCCGCTGCTCGAGGAGGCACCGTCACTATGA
- a CDS encoding glutamyl-tRNA amidotransferase subunit C, whose translation MPGITREEVAHLARLARLELKAEELDHFAGQLDDIIGAVARVSEVADQDVPPTSHPLPLTNVMRADEVRPSLTPQQALACAPAQEQQRFKVPQILGEE comes from the coding sequence ATGCCTGGCATCACGCGCGAGGAGGTCGCCCACCTCGCCCGGCTGGCGCGTCTGGAGCTGAAGGCCGAAGAGCTCGACCACTTCGCCGGACAGCTGGACGACATCATCGGCGCGGTCGCCCGCGTCTCCGAGGTCGCCGACCAAGACGTACCGCCGACCTCCCACCCGCTGCCGCTGACCAACGTCATGCGCGCGGACGAGGTCCGTCCGTCCCTGACCCCGCAGCAGGCACTGGCCTGCGCCCCGGCCCAGGAGCAGCAGCGTTTCAAGGTGCCGCAGATCCTGGGGGAGGAGTGA
- a CDS encoding membrane protein has product MSAIKKAKGFKKSRPGTYLSIAGSLFGAVSVAKQVKKARFENDKLQLADAVVSAAAIVTGVALLVRELKRMGDDDVLAD; this is encoded by the coding sequence ATGAGTGCGATCAAGAAGGCCAAGGGCTTCAAGAAGTCCCGGCCCGGCACCTACCTGTCCATCGCGGGCTCGCTGTTCGGCGCGGTCAGCGTGGCGAAGCAGGTCAAGAAGGCCCGTTTCGAGAACGACAAGCTGCAGCTGGCCGACGCGGTGGTCTCGGCCGCCGCCATCGTCACCGGCGTCGCCCTGCTCGTCCGCGAGCTCAAGCGCATGGGCGACGACGACGTCCTCGCGGACTGA
- a CDS encoding short-chain dehydrogenase has translation MGTHLITGAGSGIGAAVTERLAERGEELWLLARDAGRAKELTERFPGVRTVVGDLADPDRLSWALGHQTLPDRLDSLLHIAGVVDLGEVGELTPKAWTRQLAANLVAPAELTRLLLPQLRLAQGHVIFVNSGAGLRANAQWAAYAASKHGLKALADALRWEESGNGLRVTTVYPGRTATPMQVKVHQQEGKEYDAERWMEPGTVATTILTALDLPRDAEITDLQVRPRG, from the coding sequence ATGGGAACGCATCTGATCACTGGGGCAGGCTCGGGCATCGGCGCGGCGGTCACCGAGCGGCTGGCCGAGCGTGGCGAGGAGCTGTGGCTGCTCGCGCGGGACGCCGGGCGGGCGAAGGAGCTGACGGAGCGGTTCCCGGGGGTGCGGACGGTCGTCGGCGACCTGGCGGATCCGGACCGGCTCTCCTGGGCGCTGGGCCATCAGACGCTGCCCGACCGGCTCGACTCGCTGCTGCACATCGCCGGGGTGGTCGACCTGGGCGAGGTCGGGGAGCTGACCCCGAAGGCGTGGACCCGCCAGCTCGCCGCCAACCTCGTCGCGCCCGCCGAGCTGACCCGCCTGCTGCTGCCGCAGCTGCGGCTGGCCCAGGGGCATGTCATCTTCGTCAACTCCGGGGCCGGGCTGCGCGCCAACGCCCAGTGGGCCGCGTACGCCGCCAGCAAGCACGGGCTCAAGGCGCTGGCCGACGCGCTGCGCTGGGAGGAGAGCGGCAACGGCCTCCGGGTGACCACGGTCTACCCGGGGCGCACGGCCACTCCGATGCAGGTGAAGGTGCACCAGCAGGAGGGCAAGGAGTACGACGCGGAGCGCTGGATGGAGCCCGGGACCGTGGCGACGACCATCCTGACCGCGCTCGATCTGCCGCGCGACGCCGAGATCACCGACCTCCAGGTGCGCCCGCGCGGCTGA